The following coding sequences lie in one Mycobacterium gordonae genomic window:
- the mmaA2 gene encoding cyclopropane mycolic acid synthase MmaA2 codes for MAAKLKPHFDDVQAHYDLSDDFFRLFLDPTQTYSCAYFEREDMTLEEAQIAKVDLALGKLGLQPGMTLLDVGCGWGATMRRAIEKYDVNVIGLTLSKNQAAHVQQKFDELDTLRGRRVLLEGWEQFDEPVDRIVSIGAFEHFGFDRYDDFFTLAHKVLPADGVMLLHTITALTGPQMADRGMPLTFEGARFAKFIMTEIFPGGRLPSIEKVEEHSGKAGFTLTRRQSLQPHYARTLDLWAAALQSRREEAIEIQSEEVYERYMKYLTGCADSFRIGYIDVNQFTLAKSQ; via the coding sequence ATGGCTGCGAAACTGAAACCGCACTTTGACGATGTGCAGGCACACTACGACCTGTCCGACGACTTCTTCCGGCTGTTCCTGGACCCGACCCAGACTTACAGCTGCGCATATTTCGAGCGCGAAGACATGACGCTGGAAGAGGCGCAGATCGCCAAGGTCGACCTGGCGCTAGGCAAGCTCGGCTTGCAGCCCGGCATGACGCTGCTGGACGTCGGCTGCGGGTGGGGCGCCACCATGCGACGCGCCATCGAGAAGTACGACGTCAACGTCATCGGCCTGACCCTGTCCAAGAACCAGGCCGCGCACGTGCAACAGAAGTTCGACGAACTGGACACCTTGCGCGGCCGGCGCGTGCTGTTGGAGGGCTGGGAGCAGTTCGACGAACCCGTCGATCGCATCGTCTCGATCGGTGCGTTCGAGCACTTCGGCTTCGACCGCTACGACGACTTCTTCACGCTGGCGCACAAGGTGCTGCCGGCCGACGGCGTGATGCTGCTGCACACCATCACCGCCCTGACCGGTCCGCAGATGGCCGACCGCGGCATGCCGTTGACCTTCGAGGGCGCCCGCTTCGCGAAGTTCATCATGACCGAGATCTTCCCGGGCGGCCGGTTGCCGTCCATCGAGAAAGTGGAGGAGCACTCGGGGAAGGCCGGCTTCACCCTGACCCGTCGCCAGTCGCTGCAGCCCCACTATGCCCGCACGCTCGACCTGTGGGCCGCGGCGTTGCAGTCGCGCCGGGAAGAAGCGATCGAGATTCAGTCCGAAGAGGTCTACGAGCGCTACATGAAGTACCTGACGGGTTGCGCGGACTCGTTCCGGATCGGCTACATCGACGTCAACCAGTTCACCCTGGCGAAGTCGCAATAG
- a CDS encoding cyclopropane mycolic acid synthase family methyltransferase, translated as MAELRPYYEESQATYDISDEFFALFLDPNMVYTCAYFERDDMTLEEAQLAKLDLALDKLHLEPGMTLLDVGCGWGGAVVRALEKYDVNVIGITLSRNHYLRSKARLAAIPTKRRAEARLQGWEEFNEKVDRIVSFEAFDAFKKERWPAFFDRAYEILPDGGSMLLHSIFTHEQTYWRDHGITVTMSDLRFFRFLATEIFPGGGMCGEVDIIDNAKNSGFSVGEIQYLQPHYARTLDMWAANLEANREQAIAVQSQEVYDRFMRYLTGCANLFRKGLSNVAQYPLTK; from the coding sequence ATGGCCGAACTGAGACCGTATTACGAAGAGTCGCAAGCGACGTACGACATTTCCGACGAGTTCTTCGCGCTGTTCCTCGACCCCAACATGGTTTACACCTGCGCCTACTTCGAGCGCGACGACATGACCCTGGAGGAGGCGCAGCTCGCGAAGTTGGATCTGGCTCTGGACAAGCTGCACCTGGAGCCGGGTATGACGCTGCTCGACGTCGGCTGCGGGTGGGGTGGTGCGGTGGTGCGCGCTCTGGAGAAGTACGACGTGAACGTCATCGGTATCACGCTCAGCCGCAATCACTACCTGCGCAGCAAGGCCAGGCTGGCTGCGATTCCCACCAAGCGGCGCGCTGAGGCCCGGCTGCAAGGGTGGGAGGAATTCAACGAGAAAGTCGACCGGATCGTCAGCTTCGAGGCTTTCGACGCCTTCAAGAAGGAGCGCTGGCCCGCATTCTTCGATCGCGCCTACGAGATCCTGCCCGACGGCGGCAGCATGCTGTTGCACAGCATCTTCACCCACGAGCAGACCTACTGGCGTGACCACGGCATCACCGTCACCATGAGCGATCTGCGGTTCTTCCGCTTCCTGGCGACCGAGATCTTCCCCGGCGGTGGCATGTGCGGCGAGGTCGACATCATCGACAACGCAAAAAACAGCGGATTCTCGGTCGGCGAGATCCAATATCTGCAGCCGCATTACGCGCGCACCCTGGACATGTGGGCGGCCAATCTGGAGGCCAATCGCGAGCAGGCTATCGCCGTCCAGTCCCAGGAGGTTTACGACCGTTTCATGCGTTATTTGACGGGCTGCGCGAACCTGTTCCGCAAGGGCCTGTCCAACGTCGCGCAATACCCGCTGACGAAGTAG
- a CDS encoding alpha/beta fold hydrolase, giving the protein MEVRSGTAVSGDLKLYYEDMGDPDHPPVLLIMGLGAQMLLWRTEFCEQLVHRGLRVIRYDNRDVGLSTKTERHPNPQPLATRMARSFLGLPSRSAYTLEDMADDAAALLDHLDIDGAHVVGASMGGMIAQVFAAQYAQRTQTLAVIFSSNNHRFLPPPAPRALLSLIKGPPPSSPREMIIDNSVRVSKIIGSPQYPTPEEQMRADAAEAYDRNYHPWGISQQFSAIMGSGSLLHYDRRITAPTVVIHGTADKLMRPFGGRAVAKAINGARLVLVDGMGHDLPKQLWSRVIGELTSNFAAAG; this is encoded by the coding sequence GTGGAAGTTCGCAGTGGCACCGCGGTATCGGGTGACCTGAAGCTCTACTACGAGGACATGGGCGATCCCGACCACCCGCCCGTACTGCTCATCATGGGCCTGGGCGCCCAGATGCTGTTGTGGCGCACGGAGTTCTGCGAGCAACTCGTCCACCGGGGCTTGCGGGTCATCCGCTACGACAACCGCGATGTCGGACTGTCCACCAAGACCGAGCGCCATCCCAACCCGCAACCCCTGGCAACGCGGATGGCACGCTCCTTCCTCGGTTTGCCCAGCCGCTCGGCCTACACGTTGGAGGACATGGCCGACGACGCCGCCGCGCTGCTCGACCACCTCGACATCGACGGGGCGCACGTCGTCGGCGCGTCGATGGGCGGCATGATCGCGCAGGTCTTCGCCGCCCAGTACGCGCAGCGCACTCAGACGCTGGCGGTGATCTTCTCCAGCAACAACCATCGGTTCTTGCCGCCGCCGGCGCCACGGGCGCTGCTCTCGCTGATCAAGGGCCCGCCGCCGAGTTCGCCGCGCGAGATGATCATCGACAACTCGGTCCGGGTCAGCAAAATCATCGGCAGCCCGCAGTACCCCACGCCCGAGGAACAGATGCGGGCCGATGCCGCCGAAGCCTACGACCGCAACTATCACCCGTGGGGCATCTCCCAGCAGTTCAGCGCCATCATGGGCAGCGGCAGCCTGTTGCACTACGACCGGCGCATCACCGCCCCGACTGTCGTCATCCACGGCACGGCGGATAAACTAATGCGCCCCTTCGGCGGCCGAGCGGTCGCCAAGGCAATCAACGGTGCCCGATTGGTGTTGGTCGACGGCATGGGTCATGATCTGCCCAAGCAGTTGTGGAGTCGCGTCATTGGTGAGCTGACTAGCAACTTCGCTGCCGCCGGTTGA
- a CDS encoding ABC1 kinase family protein translates to MSSTKHRDVAKLDRVPLPVEAARVAVTGWQVTRTAARVLSKLPGKGFATSWQQKVIKEIPQTFADLGPTYVKFGQIIASSPGAFGESLSREFRGLLDRVPPADTDAVHKLFIEELGDEPANLFASFEETPFASASIAQVHYATLKTGEDVVVKIQRPGIRRRVAADLQILQRFAQAVELAKLGRRLSAQDVVADFSDNLAEELDFRLEAQSMDAWVSHLHASPLGKNIRVPQVHWNFTSERVLTMERIQGIRIDNVAAIRKAGFDGTELVKALLFSVFEGGLRHGLFHGDLHAGNLYVDDEGRIVFFDFGIMGRIDPRTRWLLRELVYALLVKKDHAAAGKIVVLMGAVGTMKPEAEAARDLEKFATPLTMQSLGDMSYADIGRQLSALADAYDVKLPRELVLIGKQFLYVERYMKLLAPKWQMMSDPQLTGYFANFMVEVSREHQSNPQTNEV, encoded by the coding sequence ATGAGTTCCACTAAACACCGCGATGTGGCCAAGCTTGACCGGGTGCCGCTACCGGTCGAAGCGGCCCGGGTAGCTGTCACCGGTTGGCAGGTCACCCGCACCGCCGCTCGTGTACTCAGCAAGCTCCCGGGCAAGGGGTTCGCCACTTCGTGGCAACAGAAAGTCATCAAGGAAATTCCGCAGACCTTCGCCGACCTGGGCCCGACGTACGTGAAATTCGGACAGATCATCGCGTCCAGTCCCGGCGCGTTCGGCGAATCGCTGTCCCGCGAATTCCGCGGTCTGCTGGACCGGGTGCCACCCGCCGACACCGACGCGGTGCACAAGCTGTTCATCGAGGAACTCGGCGACGAGCCGGCCAACCTGTTCGCGAGCTTCGAGGAAACCCCGTTCGCGTCGGCTTCGATCGCGCAGGTGCACTACGCGACCCTCAAGACCGGAGAGGACGTCGTCGTCAAGATCCAGCGACCGGGTATCCGTCGCCGGGTGGCCGCCGACCTGCAGATCCTGCAGCGCTTCGCCCAGGCCGTCGAGCTGGCGAAGCTGGGCCGCCGGCTATCGGCACAGGACGTGGTCGCCGACTTCTCCGACAACCTGGCCGAGGAGCTGGACTTCCGGCTGGAAGCGCAGTCGATGGACGCCTGGGTCTCGCATCTGCATGCGTCTCCGCTGGGCAAGAACATCCGGGTGCCGCAGGTGCACTGGAACTTCACCAGCGAGCGGGTACTGACCATGGAGCGAATCCAGGGCATCCGCATCGACAACGTGGCCGCGATCCGCAAGGCCGGCTTCGACGGCACCGAACTCGTCAAGGCGCTGCTGTTCAGCGTTTTCGAGGGCGGCCTGCGGCACGGCCTGTTCCACGGCGACCTGCACGCGGGCAACCTCTATGTCGACGACGAAGGCCGCATCGTGTTCTTCGACTTCGGGATCATGGGCCGCATCGATCCCCGCACCCGCTGGCTGCTGCGTGAACTGGTCTACGCCCTGCTGGTCAAGAAGGACCACGCCGCCGCGGGCAAGATCGTCGTGCTGATGGGCGCCGTGGGCACCATGAAGCCCGAGGCGGAGGCCGCCCGGGACCTGGAGAAGTTCGCCACCCCGCTGACCATGCAGTCCCTCGGCGACATGTCCTACGCCGACATCGGCCGCCAACTCTCGGCGCTGGCCGACGCCTACGACGTCAAACTGCCCCGCGAGCTGGTGCTGATCGGCAAGCAGTTCCTCTACGTGGAGCGGTACATGAAGCTGCTGGCGCCGAAATGGCAGATGATGTCCGACCCGCAGCTCACCGGCTACTTCGCCAACTTCATGGTCGAGGTCAGCCGTGAGCATCAGTCCAACCCGCAAACCAACGAGGTGTAG
- a CDS encoding DinB family protein — protein sequence MPALAPPVADERHALREFLAYQQSAYFAVCYGLTDEQARSAPSAGALSIGGLIKHVTGMQRTWMVRVAAAPDAPPADPRSFEERSAEYADDFVMLPDETLDGLLEAFSAQNAQTLLLADTADLNAAVPVPRDAPWFPTDVTAWSVRWVLLHVINELARHAGHADIVRESIDGATMYELIAGRENWKPEPWLTPWQPE from the coding sequence ATGCCCGCCCTTGCCCCTCCGGTCGCCGACGAACGCCACGCGCTGCGCGAATTCCTCGCCTATCAGCAGAGCGCCTACTTCGCGGTCTGCTACGGCCTCACCGACGAACAGGCCCGGTCGGCCCCGTCGGCCGGCGCCCTGTCCATCGGCGGCCTGATCAAGCACGTCACCGGGATGCAGCGAACCTGGATGGTCAGGGTGGCCGCAGCGCCGGACGCGCCGCCGGCGGATCCGCGATCGTTCGAGGAACGCTCCGCCGAATACGCCGACGACTTCGTGATGCTGCCCGACGAAACCCTTGACGGGTTGCTGGAGGCGTTCAGCGCGCAGAACGCGCAGACCCTGCTCCTGGCCGACACCGCTGACCTGAACGCCGCGGTGCCGGTCCCCCGGGACGCACCGTGGTTCCCGACGGACGTCACCGCCTGGTCGGTGCGCTGGGTCTTGCTGCACGTCATCAACGAGCTCGCCCGGCATGCCGGGCATGCCGACATCGTCCGGGAAAGTATCGACGGAGCGACCATGTACGAGCTGATCGCCGGGCGCGAGAACTGGAAGCCGGAGCCGTGGCTGACGCCATGGCAACCCGAATAA